One window from the genome of Candidatus Zixiibacteriota bacterium encodes:
- a CDS encoding zinc ribbon domain-containing protein, producing MSLCPFCGEEIAEGKTFCLRCGYSNVLALPYFPAKINFSNLLFALLGLIAGIGSCIFSLIPSLNYVGFLLVLTALGFSGITLERLTRKMDTVPLKILAVAALILAAFGYLLFIFYNSRMPGSGSHA from the coding sequence ATGAGCCTCTGTCCTTTTTGTGGAGAAGAGATAGCTGAAGGGAAGACTTTTTGTCTGCGCTGCGGCTATTCCAATGTGCTGGCTCTTCCCTATTTTCCGGCTAAGATCAATTTTTCAAATTTATTATTTGCCCTTCTGGGATTAATCGCCGGAATAGGCTCCTGCATCTTCTCGTTAATTCCGTCTTTAAATTATGTTGGATTTCTTCTGGTCTTGACTGCTCTCGGCTTTTCAGGGATTACCCTGGAAAGACTAACCAGGAAAATGGACACTGTTCCTCTAAAAATCCTTGCGGTGGCTGCTCTCATCTTGGCCGCATTTGGCTATCTTCTGTTTATTTTTTACAATTCCAGAATGCCGGGCAGCGGGAGCCACGCATAA
- a CDS encoding phosphate butyryltransferase: MKELKEILTLARSIGPKRIAVAKAEDEEVFLALDQARREKIVQGILVGSKEKIKALAEKNRIDLSEYELIEENDPLQATLICTQLINQGKADVMMKGFLDTGIFMKGILDREKGLSTGKLLTHVAVFEIPDFPRLLLLTDAAINIAPTLSEKAQIIQNAVDLALCLGIENPNVACIAATEKVNPEKMPATVDAACLSMMAKRGQIKGGMVDGPFGLDNAVSEKSAKIKGVKSPIAGKADILLCPDIETGNVIYKTLIEFAKAKCAAIVLGTKAPVVLTSRADSHETKFMSIALGVASSRQ, from the coding sequence ATGAAAGAGCTTAAAGAAATACTCACTTTAGCCCGGTCGATTGGACCCAAACGAATTGCTGTGGCTAAGGCAGAGGATGAGGAGGTCTTCTTGGCTCTGGATCAGGCTCGCAGAGAAAAGATCGTTCAAGGGATTTTGGTTGGGTCTAAAGAAAAGATAAAGGCGTTGGCTGAAAAGAACAGAATTGACCTGTCTGAATATGAACTGATCGAGGAAAACGATCCGTTACAGGCTACACTTATCTGCACTCAACTGATCAATCAGGGAAAAGCAGATGTGATGATGAAAGGGTTTTTGGATACCGGTATTTTTATGAAAGGGATTTTGGACCGGGAAAAGGGATTGTCTACCGGGAAGCTTCTGACACACGTGGCTGTTTTTGAGATACCGGATTTTCCCAGGCTTCTGCTTTTGACTGATGCGGCTATAAATATCGCCCCGACTCTTTCGGAAAAAGCCCAGATCATTCAAAATGCAGTGGATTTAGCTTTATGCCTGGGTATTGAAAATCCGAATGTGGCCTGTATAGCGGCGACGGAAAAAGTCAACCCGGAAAAGATGCCGGCAACTGTGGATGCGGCCTGTCTTTCGATGATGGCAAAAAGAGGTCAGATTAAAGGCGGAATGGTAGATGGTCCATTTGGTTTGGACAATGCCGTTTCGGAGAAATCTGCTAAGATAAAAGGGGTGAAAAGCCCAATTGCGGGAAAGGCAGATATACTTCTTTGTCCTGATATTGAAACCGGTAATGTGATTTACAAAACCTTGATTGAATTTGCCAAAGCCAAATGTGCGGCTATAGTCCTGGGCACAAAAGCACCAGTGGTTTTGACGTCGAGAGCGGATTCTCATGAGACCAAGTTCATGTCGATTGCGTTGGGAGTAGCAAGTAGTAGACAGTAG
- a CDS encoding branched-chain amino acid transaminase gives MPFEKAEKIWMNGKMVNWDDAKIHVLSHVVHYGSSVFEGARCYKSKKGPAIFRLKEHTDRLFNSAKIYRMKIPYTKEEINQAIIDLIKINKMDECYIRPVVYRGYEQLGVDPTGCPIDVAIAVMRWGKYLGIDSLENGVPVCVSSWNRMAPNTFPAMAKSGANYMNSQLIKLEAKEHGYVEGIALDVFGHVSEGSGENIFIVRDGALITPPFGASILPGIIRNSVICLAQELGLKLIEENIPREALYIADEVFFTGSAAEITPISSIDKIVIGTGKRGPITAKLQERFFQIVSGEIEDKYGWLTIVK, from the coding sequence ATGCCGTTTGAAAAAGCAGAAAAGATCTGGATGAACGGAAAAATGGTGAACTGGGATGATGCTAAAATTCATGTACTCTCCCATGTGGTGCACTACGGCTCCAGCGTTTTCGAGGGGGCAAGATGTTATAAATCCAAAAAGGGACCGGCTATTTTCAGGTTAAAAGAGCACACGGACAGGCTTTTCAATTCTGCCAAGATCTACCGGATGAAGATTCCTTACACCAAGGAGGAAATCAACCAGGCAATCATCGATCTGATAAAGATCAATAAAATGGATGAATGTTACATCCGTCCGGTAGTCTATCGAGGTTACGAACAATTAGGGGTTGACCCGACCGGCTGTCCTATCGACGTGGCTATTGCGGTGATGAGATGGGGTAAATATCTGGGCATTGATTCCCTGGAAAATGGCGTACCGGTATGCGTATCCTCCTGGAACCGGATGGCACCCAATACTTTTCCGGCGATGGCTAAGAGCGGTGCCAATTATATGAACTCCCAGTTGATAAAATTGGAAGCCAAAGAACACGGATATGTCGAGGGCATTGCCCTGGACGTTTTCGGTCATGTCAGCGAGGGGAGCGGAGAGAATATCTTCATAGTCAGAGATGGTGCCCTGATAACCCCGCCTTTTGGCGCCTCCATACTTCCCGGAATCATTCGCAACTCGGTGATCTGTTTAGCCCAGGAGTTAGGGTTAAAACTTATCGAGGAGAACATCCCGCGTGAGGCGCTCTATATCGCAGACGAAGTCTTCTTCACCGGCAGCGCGGCGGAGATAACGCCGATAAGCTCAATCGATAAAATAGTCATCGGCACGGGTAAACGCGGTCCGATAACTGCAAAATTGCAGGAGAGATTCTTCCAGATTGTTTCAGGTGAGATAGAGGATAAATACGGCTGGCTTACCATTGTGAAGTAA
- a CDS encoding bifunctional enoyl-CoA hydratase/phosphate acetyltransferase: MIRSFKELLGSIKNKEKKILAIAGAESEEIIEAAKIATEEKIISPILIGDPAKIETLCGKLNFDFKSIEILGEKEPQRCASLAVELVKQKKADMLMKGKVDTPTLLRAVLDKEKGLKGGKLFSHVAVVEVERYQKLMLLTDGGINIAPDIMKKIEILKNAVQTAKKLEIEMPKAACLAAVELVNPDMPETIDASIISKMAERGEIKDVIVDGPVAFDVAIDSNSARTKGIISPVSGEADIFLCPNISSCNILVKGLIYLAGAKVGGIVVGGGAPIVLLSRSDSAEIKLLSMALGAAVC, from the coding sequence ATGATAAGAAGTTTTAAAGAGCTTCTGGGTTCCATCAAAAACAAAGAGAAAAAGATTCTGGCCATTGCCGGGGCTGAGAGCGAGGAGATAATCGAGGCTGCCAAGATCGCTACTGAGGAGAAGATCATCTCACCTATCCTGATAGGAGATCCGGCTAAAATTGAGACTCTATGCGGAAAGCTAAATTTTGATTTTAAAAGTATTGAGATTCTGGGAGAAAAAGAGCCTCAAAGGTGCGCTTCTTTAGCCGTGGAGCTGGTCAAACAGAAGAAAGCAGATATGCTGATGAAAGGAAAAGTCGATACCCCTACTCTCTTGCGGGCAGTTCTGGACAAGGAGAAGGGTTTGAAAGGCGGGAAGCTTTTCAGTCACGTGGCAGTGGTAGAGGTGGAAAGATACCAGAAGCTTATGCTTTTGACTGATGGGGGAATAAACATCGCTCCGGATATCATGAAGAAAATCGAGATTTTGAAAAATGCAGTTCAGACGGCTAAGAAATTGGAGATAGAGATGCCAAAAGCCGCCTGCCTGGCAGCAGTGGAGTTAGTGAATCCGGATATGCCGGAGACTATCGATGCCTCCATAATCTCCAAGATGGCTGAAAGAGGTGAAATAAAGGACGTTATTGTGGATGGACCCGTGGCTTTCGATGTGGCTATAGACTCAAACTCTGCCCGGACCAAAGGGATAATCTCTCCGGTTTCAGGTGAGGCTGACATCTTTCTGTGCCCGAATATCTCCTCCTGCAACATCCTGGTCAAAGGGTTGATCTACTTAGCTGGAGCCAAAGTGGGAGGCATAGTGGTAGGTGGAGGAGCTCCGATAGTCCTGCTCTCCCGCTCAGACTCTGCGGAGATCAAACTTCTGTCTATGGCTTTAGGTGCTGCGGTTTGCTGA
- a CDS encoding DNA-3-methyladenine glycosylase, with protein sequence MKLRREFYNRPTLKVAKELLGKYLVVNINGKKLSGKIVETEAYRGPYDPASHAYGGMTPRNRIMFGEPGHAYVYFTYGMYYCLNVITERKGVPAAVLIRALEPKEGIVIMKRRRKKEKPEDLTSGPGKLCQAMGINKTLYGADLTGQTIYVEDRGEKTGKIISTNRIGIDEGKEKKWRFYLRDNRFVSRK encoded by the coding sequence ATGAAACTGAGGAGAGAGTTTTATAATCGACCAACTCTAAAGGTAGCAAAAGAACTATTAGGCAAATATCTGGTGGTAAACATAAACGGCAAAAAACTTTCCGGGAAAATCGTTGAGACTGAGGCCTATCGTGGGCCTTATGATCCGGCTTCGCATGCTTATGGAGGGATGACTCCCAGAAACAGGATTATGTTCGGTGAACCGGGACATGCTTACGTTTATTTTACTTACGGTATGTATTACTGTCTGAATGTCATAACCGAAAGAAAAGGGGTTCCAGCTGCGGTCCTGATTAGAGCATTGGAGCCGAAGGAAGGAATCGTGATAATGAAGCGCAGAAGGAAAAAAGAAAAACCTGAAGACCTAACCAGCGGGCCGGGAAAACTTTGCCAGGCTATGGGAATTAATAAAACCTTATACGGTGCAGACCTTACCGGCCAGACTATTTATGTTGAGGACAGAGGTGAAAAGACAGGCAAGATAATTTCCACTAACCGGATTGGTATTGATGAGGGTAAAGAGAAAAAATGGAGGTTTTACTTAAGAGATAATAGATTTGTTTCGAGAAAATAA